The Magnolia sinica isolate HGM2019 chromosome 11, MsV1, whole genome shotgun sequence DNA window ATGATAACTCTAGAAATGGTACTGAATGGTCCAATTTCGTTTGCCTGTCTGCATGTGCATGCTCATTTTGTTTCCTTTCCGATGCTTCAAAGTTGCTAATGGGTGCATTTTTTGTCTAGTTATTTTCCCTTGCCTTGTGTTGTTGTTTTTCTTAGACTATCAGTGGTCCTAGAATTACAAGAATTTTAGTAAAAGAGCAACTATTGTCTATTGAGATGCTCCTTTTGTCTTTTGCAGCTGTAAGCCCTCCCGTCATGAAATAGGTTACAGATTCATAAAGTTGTCCATAGTTGTGTGTATTATTCATGGTCATCTTCATAGGAATGGTGAAATTTGGGCATTGATGATGTTTCTTTCTTAGttggcactacaccaaaatcgttgaTTAACAAcggattaatttttggtttaggAACACTCTATGGTATTCCTTTGCAGAGTCTCATTGACATGTGCACTGAGAGTGTAGGAGAACTGCTTCGATTGAATTTTGGCAAAGTTGTATATTAGGTGATTCATTTATTTTCCAGTACATGGTTGATGCATTTCCTATACTCATAATTCTacttttgtccttgaaattttGCCTATTGTGGTGTTACATATGTATTTAATTTCTCACAATTTTTCTTATGATTCAACTTTTATCCTTGAATTTTCACCATTCAATTTATAATCTCTCCAGCTAGTGAAAGAATCATCTGCCCCATAATTTCTCtcctatattattttatttacacccCAACAatgcattattttttttatatagtcAAGCTAAAGTCTTTTGATCTCTTTATTCTATGGGAATATGCTTCCAACATGTATCGAGTCTTCAAATGTTTACTTGTATCTTTTGTTTTTTGGTAGTCTATGTATGATTATCGAGTGGTATTGTAGCAATTTTCTATGTGGcttctgaaattgcggtaatgaccgcactaatagaagtaggaataggtcaaagtgttctagaggggggtgaataggactttataaaagttttatgataatttaaaatcctattatcctaatcttgatttaatatGAAACTTATCAAGATCTCTTCAATTTAACTCTATTGGCTTACAAGCCAgacagaggatccaatcataagactatttaatatttcaacaatatgacaacttagtctatgatgaatgatttatgtgactgtgtgtgagatgtggtTCTTATCAGTTCTAAGTAAGCATGTCGGCATGCttcatgagaacattcaaagaaaACATAAAAGACTAATGCGTAAATAAAAATACCAAACATAGTTGTTTATAGTagttcggctacatgcctactccactcctgccagatgcactcaacccttgagtgtaccagatttcactaacggaggttttaaatcaagttcatctctaaccttcataacctacaaaaggtcgactctaggacctacataaggaaccTATACATGTCTCCCCGAGGCACAAGTTTATACCCCACACAAGAGCAacggtcaacacacaacacccgagttttatgctctacacatgagcaaaggatccacacaaggaacctaacgttttaggccatacaggccaaaggatccatacaaggaacctaacttttaggccacacaggccaagaagCTAtgctaaggacctaagtttatgctctacaaGAGCAATGGTCAACATacagcacccacacgtactctcccgttggaggcctcatatgaggacttgaaaggggcgAGAACCACTTGTGAAGATCTCCTCTTTTGatgatgagccccattaagcgcGTTGGAGGCCTCatatgatcagcagggtctctggactttaatgacttacaaataagtagatgagccccattaagcgcgttgatgaagatctcctcttttgatgatgaagaatcttcagctcccttgaaccgtaaTACTGATGATGCTCCGatgtatggcgacgggttgggtcaaggttatgttggtaattactctattaaatgataatcattgaAAAGAGAGTAATTCCAAGATCTTAGGCATTCAAGGATCctaactcaatgatttgccattaagttagtagctggaagatccttgaatgcggaagttccttcaccaatccactctattgaatgtcaatgatgtgggtggattgaggaatgaactcccatgagaaaaaggactTAAGTTAGATGATatgtagttactctctcaaagctctctctctctctctctctctctctctctctcaaagctctctctctctctctctctctctctctctctcaatacagTAACCAAAAGCAAGCTCTCCTTAAGTAGGCAAAAAGATCCAATGGTAATAAAACAGTCagattttttacagagttcgatgacatcgaacaggcttcgatatcatcgaacgtgtACTTTCGATGATGTCGAAGGTAAGTTCTATGATACGAACTTAATTGTCAAACCCAACTGGATCTTTTTTACCaaggctcgatgatatcgaacatgcttcgatggcatcgacacttGAACACCGATTTCATCAACACACGGTTCGATAACTCGACAACGAATACATGAGAGCAGGCCGGACTTGAAACTGActggcttcgatattatcgagcctcCCTCGATAGTATCAGATTTCAAATGTTGATGATATTGATACCCAGTTCGATACATCGATCTTTTTCAAaagattttcctataaactcGCTGGACAATCCTTTGTCCGATTTCAATGTTATCGACCTGTTTTCGATATACTCAAACTTTGAATAACGATTTTATCGAGAGTGTCTTGATTCCTCGATCATATCTAGAAGAGTTACCAAAAAGCTCGCTGGACTGGTTTGATccaaattcgatatcatcgaagctccatcgatatcatcggaatttgagtttcaatgacatcgatgctTGCTTCGAGATATCGATAAACATATGATTTACCTTAACAGCACGCTGGACACAAACTAGCCAGATGGATTATATTGAGCAGTCTCGATGTTATCagtatttgaatgtcgatgatagcGAAGAGTCCATCGATACATCAAGAAAGTTGTCcaaggatcaagttggttgctggacacaagaTGTCCTCAATTCCATGATATCGAGTActttccgatgacatcgacaacaGGTGTTCGATCATATCGATGTGTTATCGATATATTGAGAAAGGTTGAAAACTTTGAAATTTTCCTGTTTTGCAAGATAATTTTTCATACTCaaacacctatgttgttctactcattttaaggttttatatacctgggtgttttgggacatggaatATGAGACTTGATTTACCTTTGAGGAGTTCAGAGCATACATCCAGTTTAAGGcaaacgcttgaatgatcttcctgtggggctcacttgactcgctgactcaacactcttgctaattgacaaaccaaggcactttcaatctccatctttgtcaattacatggcAAAACACCTAATcacacctagaacaacatcctaaattgtgtgtacatgaacctttacacaattttacaaagatactaCATAGTTTCTTaagtagttgctccccctaacacctgtatcaCCGGTTGCTCCCctatcacctgtatcaccatGCTTTAAAAACAACTATAACAAAtgtgttctcatggtgggatttgtttgGTATCAGTGCTGTATgaattactaggcaattgttctgaCCTTTCGCAACCCTCTAGTCCCACACCATTGGCTATGATTCCAACTTTAGTTAAGATCACTTTCTAGGcgatgaagcccttaagagaaacccgctttgatacccaatgaaattgcggtaatgaccgcactagtagaagtaggaataggtcaaagtgttctagaggggggtgaataggactttataaaagtttatgataatttaaaatcctattatcctaatcttgatttaatatgaaacttatcaagatatcttcaattCAACTCTACTGGTTTACAAGCTAgacagaggatccaatcataagactattcaatatttcaACAATATGACAACTTGGTCTATGATGAATGAATTatgtgactgtgtgtgggatgtgGTTCTTATCAGTTCTAAGTAATCATGTTGGCATGTTTCATGAGGATATTTAAGGAAAACATAAAAGAGCAACGCGCAAATAAccatcccaaacacagtcgttaatagtggttcggctacgtgcctactccactcccggcgaacgcactcaacccttgagtgtaccggatttcactaatggaggtttaaatcatgttcacctctaacattcacaacctacacaaggtcgactctgggacctacataaggaacctagacatgtctccacgagacacaagtttatgccccacacaggagcaagggtcaacacacagtgcccgggttttatgctctacacacgagTAAAGGATCTACAAAAGGAACCTAaccttttaggccacacaggccaaggatccatgcaaggaacctaactttttggccacacaggccaaagacCTACaccaaggacctaagtttatgctctacaagagcaagggtcaacacacagcacccacacgtactctcccgtcggaggcctcttatgaaGACTTGAAAGGGGCGAGAaccacctgtgacccaatcctatacaaaggaatgattagcaggatctctagactctaatgacttacagataagtagatgagccccattcagcacattgatgaagatctcctcctttgatgatgaagaattttcagctcccttgaactgcaataCTGATGATCCTCCGatgtatggcgacgggttgggtcaaggttatgttggtaattactcCATTAAATGATAATCATTAAAGAGACAGAGTAATTCCAAGatcttaggcattcaagggatcccagctcaatgatttgccattaaggtggtagctggaagatccttgaatgcggaagttcattcaccaatccactctattgaatgtcaatgatgtgggtggattgaggaatgaactcgcATGAGAAAAAGGACTTAGGTTAGATGATATATAGTTACTctttcaaagctctctctctttttctcaaaacAGCAACCAAaagcaagctctccttaaataggcaaaaagatcTAACGGTAATAAAACAGTCAGATTTTTGataaagttcgatgacatcgaacaggctttgatatcatcgaacgtatactttcgatgatgTCAAAGGTtcgttcgatgatacgaactcaactgtcaaatgcAACTGGATCTTTTTTACCaaggctcgatgatatcgaacatgcttcgatggcATTGGCATTTGAAcgccgatttcatcgacacacgGTTCGATAACTCGATAATGAATACATGAGAGCAGGCAAGACTTGAAACTGACTGGCTTCGATATTATCGCgcctccctcgatatcatcggatttcaaatgtcgatgatatcgatacccaTTTCGATACATCGATCTTTTTTAGAAGATTTTCCTGTAAACTCGCTGGACAATCCTTTGTCCACTTTTGATGTTATCGACTTGTTTTCAATATTATCGAactttgaatatcgattttatcgagcaaGTCTTGATTCCTTGATCATATTTAGAAGATTTACCAAAAAGCTCGCTGGACTAGTTTGGTCcaaatttgatatcatcgaaatttgagtTCTGATGACATCGAGGCTTgcttcgatatatatatatatatatatatatatgtatatgatttGCCTTAACAGCTCGCTGGACACAAACTAGCTAGATCGATTATATCGAGTagtctcgatgatatcggtatttgaaagtcgatgatatcgaagagtcCATCGATACATCGAGAAAGTTGTCAAAGGATCAAGTTGGTTGTGGACACAAGATGttctcaattcgatgatatcgagtacttTCCAAGGACGTCGATAACAGGTGATCGATCATATTGATGTGATATCGATATATTGAgaaaggttgaaaacttagaaattttcccgTATTGCATGATAAGTTTTCATACTTaaacacctatgttgttctactcattttaaggTTTTACATACCCaggtgttttgagacatgggatgtgaggcttaatttaccatTGACGAGTTTGAAGCACACATCCAGTTTGAGGCGGATGCCTGAATGACCTtcctgtggggctcacttgacttgctgactcaacactcacgctaattgataaactagggcactttcaactTCCTTATCATTCTCCTGGCTCATAGTTTCCTCTATCACACATTTTGTTCTTTTTCCCATGTGCATAGAGATGTGGATATGTGTTGTTCCACTTTATCTTAAAATGTTTAGCATCTGCAATGTTATCCATGTTTTGTTCTTGTTTAAATGGTTATCTTTAATTTTAATTTGAGTAAAGAAATCATCAAAAACTTGGCCAGAAATGTTACCATGTTCCATTTGCAATTTGAGTAAAGAAATTTCTTACCCTTTTTAGCCTTTTGATATTTGCTATGAGATTTCTGAATTGGCAGACATCTATGGAGAATTGGAGATGAAGGAACTTCGCATCGAACTGAATGATAAAGTATCAGAGATGGAACGACTGCAATCTGAGTTGATCAGACGAGACTtggaagaagaaacagaggaaCCTGCTCAGAGTAGTTTAAAAACTGTTATTGCGACCTTAGAGAAGGAGAATGTCAATCTTAAGGTTGATACTTCTGCACATTCCAGAATGAAGTATGCTTTTGCTTTGTCTGTAGCATCTAAGTGTGATTGTTGATTTTAGTTGTTGTTTTCTTCAACCTTTTTTCTTCTCTACTATATGGCCAAGAAATTGGCGAGGAATGGGAGGGGAAGGTTAGTAAAAATGGTGAGAACCACTACACCAAATTGGAACGGAAATGTCTAAATCTGGACATTTTTTGACTGTTCAGAAGAAGAGATGGAAAGGACAGTCTTGATTCATATTTTTATATGGAAATTGAAGTCCAGGATACTTCTTTTCCATTCTAGTGGATAATTCTGCATTCTCTTGCAGACAAAGATCATCCCAGACTTTGTACTGTTTTTTGACTGGTCAGAAGAAGAGATGGATACACGCCTTTTGAATAGGAATCAGGTAAGGCATGTGTATCTTTCTGTTTTTAGATTTTCTAATTACCATACACCCTTTGACactgtttctttctttttccatttacttctttttttctttttttttcttttcttttttttttttttttttttaaaaaaaaaaaacaacaaattatGGTTCATGAAGGGAAGAGTTGATGATAACATTGAGACAATCAGGAAGCGGTTCGAAGTTTTTACAGAATCCAGTTTACCTGTAATTGAGTATTATAGCTCCAAAGGGAAGGTTCGGAAGgtaatttgtttttgtttttatgttaCCTCTTTACAAAGTCATGAAGGTTTTGATGTGATAATGTTAATCGTTGGCATTTTGGCCTacttatcaaaaaaataaaaaataaaaaaaaataaatctattcCTGCGTTTTACCAGTGACTTTTATGCATTAAAAACAAGGTCCCACAGAAGTCTAGAGACAACATCATATATCATAGCTGTTTTTTCCTCTGTTTCGGTCATCCAAATTAGAAAGGGCAAGCATACCAACTTTCAAGAGCATTCTCCAATGAAACATTACCACATGGCATTTATTGCATGAGACATTGGATCTTCTGTAACTTTTAGGTGTATCTAGATTCCCTGTCAAGTTTCTTCTAGGCTCACATGAAAATTGTTAGTAGGCTGATTTCATACAATGATTGAAGGTCATCTTAACTTCTTGAGTGTGTGTACATGCGGATGCACATGGACGCTATTTGCAACACTAACTGCTGTTACTTGTGGTCAGATTGATGCTGGAAAGCCTGTCGAAGAGGTCTTCGAGGATGTCAAAAGCGTTTTCTCTTTAGCTATAAAGAACGTCAGGCACCTCTTGGCAGTTCAGTGTTCTTAATCATTACTTGTGTGATAAatgcaaaagagaaaaagagatacaCATGGATGCTGTTTATGACAAACCAACTGCATAATGTATGTTGAGTTATATAGATAACACATGGATGAGTTAGCCTATCTCGGGTTTTGGATCGGCTAGATGCCCTCATATCTGCTAATTTTGTTGCTATATTCTGATTACCATATCATGGCCCCACGCCATTATATCATGTAGTTGATGAGCCAATAGAGTGCCTAACAGCATGGCGGATTGGATATTCATGATATTTTAATCACTCCTTTGTGGATCGGCTATATCCCAAAAGACAGGAGGATTGTTATGTAGTAGCCATCTGATCAGAAGCATTCAGAAGGAATGGTTAGAACTCCTAAAGGACAATGTGGAGAGTTTAGCCATGGAAGTTGCAGTGCTGACAATGTTCTTTTGGTTCTTCAAATGGTACAGAGTACCTTCCTTTTGTCATCTTTGCCTTTGAATAGCTAACAACTCTTTTGATTTCCAATGACAAAATTGGCTGTGCTTGGATGCACCATTGAATTGAATTTTGATATTTAGTGTGACATAATGGAAATAGAAAATTGTAGTACAAACACTTCTTAGGTGCTCTCTTGCATTGACTTTCAAGAACTGCCTGTTCAATATTTAATATCATCAATTGGATGCTATTCCATTAACTACAGGGTGGAAGCAGCTCCCATAGTTTATCATCAATTGGATGCTAAAATGAGAATTCACCAATCGGACTTTCAGTAGTCTACTCTTGATTGCACTCGTCGAGAGCCATACTTCGAAATGATTGGTGTTTATGTCCTATAGATTGGGATGGATAGTGGATGAGCTTTGAAGTATTAACTTAGGTTATGTTTTCTTTCATCCTTTCTTTCTTGAGAAATAGGATTTCCTAGCACTTATTTggatattgtttatttatttttggagtttttttttttttcaagattggTTGTTTACAAGTGTGTCCAGAAATAGTCATTTTCTGTTATGAGTCAATGGTTAAATCAACCAATAGAATAAAAGATTTGCAAGTCAATGGTCGAATCAACCAAGCAGATAAAAAGTCTGCCACCCAGTTTTCTTTGCCTGTCTACGTTCTTTACATGAATGTACAATTACAGCTTTGATCACTTGATCTTTTGAGAGGCATATTGGGGCATTGCTTCTTTGTACAATAGCTTTGTTGTTGTTACCGTTTGGGACTGGCCATGAGACATGCATCTATCTCGTAGCTACATATCGGCTTGCATTTGTTTGGTTCTTTATTGACATTGTTATCTTGATCTAACTGGATTGTTTACCTGTCTCGCTTAACCTTGTTATTGTCACGCTTTAAACTTAGAAACCGGACTCACGGAatttccgatcgctgaatccgacgctgacagcctccgtagtgacccattctcggctcccgacacccatatgccagatttcaatcctgagatcctataaggaggatttttaatatgatttttttttttaatttttaattttaattttttttgtaatggagcataaccacaagcataaccaagtcacaaaacaacaccacatatccactatcaaaaactttgagtgcaatgcagaaagggaaatacaaatatagacatcggaactccaaaagctcaactacacgctcctgcctcaatgctgctgcgatctaatgtcacctgcacgtagtggtcatgcataagcttacgaaaagcttaggaggtggtgtaagtgtgtgtgcaaggcaagtgttaagtatgcaatatcagagtaatgcggaaacatgctggtaagtccataaatactatctgccgtaccaaggctatgtgatgtaaggcatgaatgttatcgaccataccaaggccatgcgatgcaaggcatgaatgctgtcgaccataccaaggttatgcgatacgaggcctatgtagctaaatgtcatatgcgagatgcaacgcaagcatgccggtcctcatctgaatccacataacaatataGCTCGTCTctggaaatcaccggggtctagtacacttcacactgactgccgcctccctagtcgcacagctcagcgagtggaagagaccacactatctgcctgaccagtagtctgtcaatacctactcggctcgtcgatagcgggcccatttgccagctggtcaaacttagcctagcttacagctccttactcgagcggataaggccacacccccttctaaccgaccacgatacaatgAGAGACGCGGTCTATTGGTATTtagcactcgtgcgctcatgaatccactcagtctagacgttggaagatctcctggtactaaaaaggttctggaactttcacccaagaacatcctatgtgcccacagtgctagagctaatattttcggtatctaatccggccatccacgatgtgcttgtggaggccacgatcctaatatcgctagggcatacaatgatcatgtcacacaaatgcgagatgcatgaatcacagtCCAGTCATCCAGCAATCCTGCGCGtgccgcgcgctcatgtgggcaaatcctatcagtgagtcctataaacaatctgcccaatggcatatgctatgatcagtcactcctcatatcaagcatacatataatgtcTATGTGCATGAATCATGGCGTTagactaagcatgttatatggtgatgaactatcttcataacgaagatgggcctagacggcctacacgcaacaagtatgggcttaacaacaggccctagagagagttacaatgcggacatttaaccatcattactcttataatgtggatgtcaaaccatcattgctcccaaggcatggcccgccataaacattattacatacatcatggtggaatcacacatcgtaatggacctcatatacatcacatttggccccatacaaaggccttacatacatctcattgggcctcactcatggtccttgtatacatcacattgggcctcaacccatgtgcctcgaatacatcacaatgggcctcatatacatcaagtgggccacatccaccggccgcactaatgggcctcatatacatcaagcgggccacatcacatgggccgcaccaatgggcctcatatacatcaagtgggctgcattaatgggcagcaccagtgggcctcatatacatcaagtgggccgcatcagtcggccgcaccaatgagcctcatatacacgaagtgggccgcatcacatgggccacaccataagtagTAACGGAGGTagtgattgaaagatcatctggaccatgccacaaatagccgtggtgataatgatttccattgttgaaactccacagggcccaccatcaagtttattttccatccagtctgttcataaggtcacaaagacctgaattaagaggaaaaacaaatattatattgatccagaacttcagtggtcccaaaaggatttcaatggtgggcgttcaactctccactattttttgcagtgtggtccacctgatagatctcccttatttttagtctcaggccttgagacgagcctgccaattggatggatggtttggatgtaacacatacatcaacgggccccacagaacttactgacgtcaagaCCAACAACTAACTGCTGCTGGTGGGGCCACAGATGGATGTTTTGGATCGAACTCAGATTAGACCCACCGAGCTTGCTAATGTATACAACAGCTATGTCGCTACTCGTGGGTCCCCATCGTCCcaacttgatggacggtgtggattatcatacaaatatcacggtgggctccatttagatggacggacggcgtggattccactcacgcattaggtgggtcccgtccagatggacggacggtgtggatgaaacccacacacgtctggtgggtcccacggaacttggtgatgtccttactcgtggaggtaaaaggtactttataacatttatagatgattgttcaagatatgtatatatatatatatatatatatatatatatatgtatatatatatatatatatatatatatatattttaagggACTCCAGCGTCcagcccaccgtccagcaagttggacggtgttggatagcacacatgcatcacagtggtcccacgtgggtgggccacatgtgctggaccaagctgatatttgttttctttcctcgtcCAGGCCCGCCATATGGATGGTCAACGTGAACTCGTCCGGCAGGTGGGGTACATacaggtggacaacatggataaaatacatacatcactgtgggatttccaccgtccacttTGTAGATCTAATCCGTTCTTCTAGGTGGGCCattaaacagagagagagagagagagagagagagagagagagagagagagaacccgacactatgggccctcccttccatgcattacaacatatatcaagtgggtcccattacatgtgggcccactaatcaaaatcaacggtggagatcccttctccaccaaaatgcaaggtctagatgatcttttcaaagtaggaaagtaaacatcatgatggggtccatggataatggccccatcatgggatgaacatatgaatcatggtgggccatcgtctacacctagggtccaaagtgagatccgtaccatcaatcggtaggccccacctggcccatcatcaaaaacaaaaatctaaacctataagaatacccaccgttggatcttcttggttcggTAGAATGCCAAACTCATTGGctctttgatggaagttgatgagaatttaagggttggatgatgagattttgggtaggaagtgggccacacacttagcttattttctctctttaggattttctctccgtaattgcttggaaatggtggagaatgagatgggatggagtggaatgagagaggagtggggttgtctaagaaggatgggatgagaggaatgggtagtgtaagagaggaatgggtgtgtgtaagagagaattgacttatggggggtgaggtggcatggggtatgggttgcttgtctttgttggtaagaaagggatgagagaggcatgggttgtgtacttgactagtacttgattgattgatgtaatgggttgtagagattctctcggaatttgcaatgcgcagcgtttcttcaaaatatacgcaggcccacaactcttggcctgggtatcgtatcggtgcgcaagatgcggcgtttgaaccgcagcgacggtgcggtcgcgatggtataagtttcgagttaagtcgactcagatctacaggatgcgacttagggttgcgtacaaatgccgattacaggttgcgggttgccggaattcgacagggaggatcgcgagagtctacggaatggtacggactaggatatgggtcttatacTATTTTGAATTCTTACTTTGTTATCAATGAGTTGGAAGAATATAGAGTTGCCATGGTGTGTAAATGGTAATTTAATTCAGTTTTAACTATCATGGGTGTTGTTTTAAACTATATTCTGGTTTTTTCATGTTGGCCTTGGAACTTGCACTATTTTCTACTAACAAGGCATCTTTCACATTATATGTTGATGGATCTTGTTCTGAAAATATAGGGGCTCCTTATGGAATCTCCCTTGTGGGTCCTTGGGGAAAGAATGAAGTAGCGATT harbors:
- the LOC131218123 gene encoding UMP-CMP kinase 4-like, which produces MKELRIELNDKVSEMERLQSELIRRDLEEETEEPAQSSLKTVIATLEKENVNLKTKIIPDFVLFFDWSEEEMDTRLLNRNQGRVDDNIETIRKRFEVFTESSLPVIEYYSSKGKVRKIDAGKPVEEVFEDVKSVFSLAIKNVRHLLAVQCS